The genomic region TCTCCTCCAATACCAATTGCTGTAGTGATACCAAGACCTTGTTTTACTACTTGATCTGCAGCTTCGTAAGTAAGGGTTCCAGATTTCGATACAATCCCTACTTTTCCTTTTTTGAATACAAAACCAGGCATAATACCCACTTTCGCTTCACCAGGTGTAATTACTCCAGGACAATTAGGCCCTATTAATCTACACTCTTTATCCTTAATATAATCCGAAGCTTTAATCATATCTGCTACCGGAATACCTTCAGTAATTGTTATAATAACTTTAATTCCTGCATCCGCAGCTTCCATAATGGCATCTGCAGCGAACGCTGGTGGTACAAAAATAATAGATACATCTGCACCTACTTCTTCTACCGCTTCTTTTACGGTGTTAAATACAGGCTTATCCAAATGTTTTTGACCTCCTTTTCCCGGAGTAACGCCACCAACTACATTGGTACCGTATTCAATCATTTGTTCTGCGTGAAAGGTTCCTTCACTACCTGTAAATCCTTGAACTATTATTTTCGAATCTTTATTTACTAATACACTCATTAGGGTTGAATTTTATTTAAAGCTATGCAAAAATAGTTTTTTGAACACGATTAATGAAATCTACTCAAAAAATAATTTTTTATTTTGTTTCTGTTACTTTTATTTTTTCTCAGGAAGGAAAGAACTTAGGTTTACTGGGTTGTCATCAGCAAGCTGACTAATCTCAAAACCCTTGTACAATTTGTTGTCCTTAAACTCCCAAATAGTGATAAAATGTGCTAGCGGCTGCTCTTCGTCTATATTTTCTATAGTTTTTACATGGTAAGTGTACCGCACTGTTACAGCATTTCCGTCTTTAAGCAAGTGACTTATTTCTGTTCTTACGGAATGGTATGCTTCAGCCATATTTTCCGCAAGCTTTATTAAATCGGCTTTGTTTAATTTGGTAAATCCTTTACTACTGTTCCAATAAAGTTCGCAATCTTCATGAAGGTACCCCTCTAAAACTTCTCTGTTTTTTATGGGTTCCATTTCATAAAAATCTTTTGCAATCTTTTTAATTGAATTTGCCATTTTATCCTAATTTTTCAATAATTGATGGTATTTGGCGTATCGAGGCCAATTCCTTGTATTTCTTTCTAGCTTCCTCGGCAGGATATCCAAAATAAGTTTTATTCGGCTCCAAGGA from Galbibacter sp. BG1 harbors:
- the sucD gene encoding succinate--CoA ligase subunit alpha, yielding MSVLVNKDSKIIVQGFTGSEGTFHAEQMIEYGTNVVGGVTPGKGGQKHLDKPVFNTVKEAVEEVGADVSIIFVPPAFAADAIMEAADAGIKVIITITEGIPVADMIKASDYIKDKECRLIGPNCPGVITPGEAKVGIMPGFVFKKGKVGIVSKSGTLTYEAADQVVKQGLGITTAIGIGGDPIIGTTTKEAVELLMNDPETECIVMIGEIGGQLEADAANWVKENGNKKPVVGFIAGETAPKGRTMGHAGAIVGGADDTAEAKKRIMAACGIHVVDSPAEIGKKVAEVIG
- a CDS encoding nuclear transport factor 2 family protein; translated protein: MANSIKKIAKDFYEMEPIKNREVLEGYLHEDCELYWNSSKGFTKLNKADLIKLAENMAEAYHSVRTEISHLLKDGNAVTVRYTYHVKTIENIDEEQPLAHFITIWEFKDNKLYKGFEISQLADDNPVNLSSFLPEKK